CGATCGAACGATCCCGAGTGGATCGCGTGCGAGCCTCTCTGGGTGACGGCGGAGAAGCAGGGGGTGAGAGCCGGGGTCCTCAATTGGGTCGGCTCGTTCGGACGCTGGCGCGGACGGGCGGCAAGCTATCACGATCCCGCTTTCACACCCCGCACCGATCGGGTGACGATCGAGGGGGTGGTCCGATGGCTCGGGCTGCCCGCGCCGCTCCGGCCGCGGTTGATTCTGGCCTATCTCGAAGGCGTGGATCACACGGCGCACCGCGACGGTCCGGATTCGGCGCGCGCCCGACAAAGGGTGGTTGTAGAAGATCGGCTCCTCGCATCCTTCATCGCTCGCATCGGATCGCTGCCCGGCGGCGCGGGAGTGAATCTGATCGTCGTCAGCGATCATGGGATGGCGGTCAGGAATTCGGCGCTCGATCCCGGGACGGCCCTTGCCCGGGCGGGGATTCCCGGACGCACGTGGAGCTCCGGCGGATCCGCGAACGTCTACCTTCGCAGAAAGGAGGATCTCCCCCGCGCGGCGCGAGTCCTGGCGGGACTGCCCGGGTTGGAAGTGTATCGGAGCGGCGCGATTCCCGGAGATCTGCACTACGATTTCCCCGGCCGGACCGGAGATCTCGTCCTGATCGCGCCGGTCGGGGCGGAGCTGGGGAGTGATTCCTTTCCCGAGAAGCTCGGCGGGATCCACGGATATCGCGGCACGGAGCCGTCGATGGGAGCCGTGTTCTTCGGTTGGGGTCCGGCGTTCGGGCCGGGGAATCGCGTGGAGGGGATTCGCGCCGTCGACGTCTATTCCCTGGCGTGCCGGATCCTGGGGATCGCCCCTTCGGGCTCCGAACAAGGCGGAGTGCCGCCGGGAATCCTCAGGACGCCCGGGAAGCCTCGGGCTCGCGGGGATCAGACGGGGACTTGCGGGCGATGCGGACGTGAGCCGGCCGGAGGGTCTGGCCGCGCAGGGTGAAGCCCCGGCGAATCTCGTCGAGAACGATTCCATCCTGGCTTTCATCGTCCACGGAGGCGACCGCCACCGCCTCCGCGAGATGCGGATCGTAGGCGGTACCCACCAGGCTCATCGGCGCGATCCCCTGCCTTGCGAGGACCGACAGGAACTGGTCACGGACCTGGACGAGCCCCAGGCGCAGCGAGGCAGGATTACTGTCCGTCTCTGCGGAAGCGACGCCTCGGTCGAGGCTGTCCACGACCTCGAGGATCTCCCGCAGGTACTTCTCCACCTCTACCTGGGCTCTCTTCTCCATCTCGCGCCGCAGGCGTGCGCGGAATTCGTCCGCCTCCGTTTCCTTCCGCCGCAGCAGATCGAGCGCCTCGGAGAGCTTCCCTTCCGCGGCGCGGGCGCGCTCTTCCAGCCCGGCCACCACGGTGGGGTAGCGAGGGGAAGGGGACGAGGTCTTCGAGGCGGAGTCATCGCCGGGTTCCGCGTCGAAGCGTGGCCTGCGATCGTGGACTTGAATGGGAACGGCTGTCGGCGCCCGGTTTTCCTGCTCTCTTTCCGGGTCTCGCATGGCGCCCTTCCTAACGGCCCAACAGCCGCCGGATCCGCTCGGGAATCGGCGGATGAGTGCTGAACAAGCTGGTCAGTGCCCCGCCGGAAAAGGGCTTGACGATGAAGAGATGGCTGGTGGCGGGACCGCCGGCGGCCGCCATGGGGATGCGCTTCGAGTATTGCTCGAGTTTCTCGAGCGCCCGCGCCAGGCCGTAGGGATGGCCGGCAAGATGCGCGCCCGAGGCGTCCGCCTGGTATTCGCGGGCCCGGGAAACGGCCATCTGGATGAGCATCGCCGCGAGGGGAGCGACGATGGCGGCCACCAGAAGGCCAAGCACTCCGCCTCCGCGTTCGCTGTCCCGGCGGTCCCCGTATCCTCCGAAGAAGGCGGCCCAGCGCGCCATATGGGCGAGGAACATCACGGCGCCGGCCAGCGTGGCCGCGACGGAACTGATCAAGATGTCCCGGTTCTTCACGTGGGCCAGCTCGTGGGCGAGTACGCCCTCCAGCTCCTCGTCGTCCAGGAGCTCGAGGATTCCCTGGGTCACCGCCACGGCGGCATGTTGCGGATTCCGTCCGGTCGCGAAAGCGTTGGGAGCCGCCTCGGGAAGGAGGTAGAGGCGGGGAAACGGAAGGCCCGATTTCCCGCAGAGGCGCTCCACGATGGAATACAGACGGGGCGATTCCTGGCGCGACACGGGGCGGGCGCGCGTGGCCGCGAGGACGATCCGGTCGGAGAACCAATAGGAAAAGAAGTTCATCACCGCGGCCAGGACCAGGGCGACCACGGCGCCTCCGCGGCCGCCGAAATATCCGCCGATGCCGACGATCAGGGCGGTCAGGATTCCCAGGAGGAGTGCGGTCTTGAGGGCGTTGGTCATTGCTTCTCCATCATCAGCGGGCGCGGCGCCGCGACGCTAGCGGATCGGGACTTGAATCTGTTTCGGCTTGCTCTCGGTCTTCTTCGGCAGCGTCACTTCCAGGATGCCATTCTTCAACTCGGCCTGGATTGCCGTCTGATTGACGTTTCGCGGCAGCATGAAGGAGCGGTAGAACGACCCAAAGGACCGCTCGATACGGTGATAGTCTTCCCGGCGGGATCCCGCGGGGAAAGGGCGGTCTCCTTTCAGGGTGAGATGGTCGTCCGCGACCTTCAGCTCGATTTTCTCCAGCGAAACGCCTGGCAGATCGGCGCGCAGCACGATCCGCTCCGGAGTTTCTTCGATGTCCACCGCCGGAGCCCAGCCGGCGCCCGGATCCTCCTGGGCCGACCCTCCCGGGTGGAGAGCTTGCTCGAAGAGGCGGTTCATCCGCTCCTGGAGATTCATGAGATCGTGGATCGAGCCGCGCGTGACGCTCACGAAAAGGTCCTCCCGGTGCGACGCCCCCGCGCTTCGACGGAGCAGGCCGTCCGATGGTTGTGGCCGACATTATAGAAGCCCGGCTTACGAAGGGTCAAACCTTCCTCCCGGCCGGTCAAGCGGCCTTTCCGAAGACGATTCCCGTCCCCTTGGGGTCGATGTTGACCTGGACTCGATCCCCCGGCTTGAGCGATCCTTTGAGGACTTCCTCCGCCAGCGGATCGAGGATGTGGCGCTGGATGGCGCGTTTCAGCGGCCTTGCCCCGAAATCCTCGTCGTAACCGACGCGGGCCAGGTACTGCTTCGCCTCGGGGCTGACGGCGATCGTGATCTTCCGATCGGTGAGCGTCCTCTCGACGCGGGCGATCTGGATGTCCACAATCTTGTCGAGATCCTCGCGGGAGAGGGGATCGAAGCGCACGATCTCGTCGATCCGATTCAGGAACTCCGGGCGGAAGAACTTGCGGAGCTCGGAGAGCACCGCGCGATGCCACGCGTCCTTGCCTCCGGAAACCTCCCGGGGAACCGGCAGGTTCGTCGTCATGATGATCAGCGTGTTCTTGAAGTCCACGACGCGTCCCTGTCCATCCGTCAGGCGGCCGTCGTCGAGGACCTGGAGGAAGACGTTGAACACCTCCGGGTGCGCCTTTTCGATCTCGTCGAAAAGCAGAACCGAATAGGGCCGCCGGCGCACCGCCTCGGTGAGCTGGCCGCCTTCCTCATAGCCGACGTACCCTGGGGGGGCGCCGAGCAGACGCGCCACCGCGTGTCTTTCAGAGTATTCGGACATGTCGATGCGCACCATCGCGCGCTCGTCGTCGAACAGGGTCTCGGCGAGCGCCTTGGCGAGCTCGGTCTTCCCGACCCCGGTGGGCCCCATGAAGATGAAGGACCCGATGGGCCGGTTGGGATCCTGGATCCCCGCCCGGGCGCGGCGCACCGCGTTGGAGACCGCCGCGATCGCCTCTTTCTGTCCGACCACCCGCTGCGCCAGCCGTTCCTCGAGCGCGAGAAGGCGCTGCGCTTCCCCTCCCAACAGGCGGGAAACCGGGATTCCGGTCCACTTCGCGACGATTTCCGCGACGTCCTCCTCGTCCACCTCCTCCTTCAGCATCTTACGGTCCTTCTGGAGCTCGGCGAGACGCGCGTTGGCTTCCTCCGTCCGCTTCTGCAGCGCCTGGAGGGCTCCGTAACGCAGCTCCGCCGCCTTCCCCAGGTCCCCTTCGCGCTCCGCCTTCTCCGAAGCGATGCGGGTCGACTCCATCTCTTCCTTGAGCGCCCGGATCTCCTTGATGATCCGCTTCTCCGCTTCCCAATGAGCCCGCATGCGGTCCCGCTCTTCGGAAAGCTGGGCCAGGTCCCGGGAGATCCTCTCGAGCCTTTCCCGGGAGGCCGGGTCCTTCTCCTTCTTCAGGGCTTCCCGCTCGATCTCCATCTGGACGATCCGCCTTTGGATCTCGTCGATTTCCGTCGGGACGGAATCGATTTCGATCCTCAGACGGGACGAAGCCTCGTCGATGAGATCGATCGCCTTGTCCGGCAGGAAGCGCTCGGCGATGTACCGATGGGAGAGGGTGGCGGCGGCGATGAGCGCGGAATCCTGGATGCGGACGCCATGGTGGACCTCGTAGCGCTCCTTGAGACCGCGCAGGATGGCGATCGTGTCCTCCACCGAGGGCTCGAGGACCATGACGGGCTGGAATCTCCGCTCCAGCGCGGCGTCTTTCTCGATGTGTTTGCGATATTCGTCCAGGGTCGTGGCGCCCACGCATCGCAGCTCGCCGCGCGCCAGCGCGGGCTTGAGCATGTTGGAGGCGTCGATGGCCCCTTCGGCCGAACCTGCGCCCACCAAGGTGTGAAGCTCGTCGATAAACAGGACGACCGCTCCCTCGGCCTCCTGGATCTCCTTCAGGACCGCCTTGAGCCGGTCCTCGAACTCGCCGCGGTACTTGGCTCCCGCGATGAGGGCGCCCAGGTCGAGGGCGATGAGCTTTTTCTCCTTCAGCGAGTCGGGGACGTCTCCATCCACAATCCTTTGGGCGAGTCCCTCGACGATGGCGGTCTTCCCCACGCCGGGCTCGCCGATCAGCACGGGATTGTTCTTGGTCCGGCGGGAAAGGACCTGGATGACGCGGCGGATTTCGTCGTCGCGGCCGATGACCGGATCGAGCTTCCTCTGGCGGGCCGCGAGCGTCAGGTCCCTGCCGTAGCGGGCGAGGGCCTGGTACTTCCCCTCGGGATCGGGATCCGAAACGCGCTGTGATCCTCGGACCGCCTTGAGGGCCGCGAGGACGCGGGGGGAATCGATGCCGGAGCCGCGCAGAGTCGAGGCGAGGCTCCCGGGAGACTGGACGATGGCCAGGAAGAGGTGTTCCGCGCTCACGTATTCGTCTTGGAACTGGGCCGCCAGGCGCACCGCGGACTCGAGAATCTTCTGGAATTCCGGGGACGGTCGGGTCTCTCCTTCGCCGCCGGAGACCCGGGACGATTTCTGCAGCTCCAGCTCGATCTGCGACTGCAAGGCCGTCCGGTCGACCTCCATTTGGGAGAGGAGAGCCGGAACCACTCCTTCCGGTTGGGAGACGAGGGCTTGCAAAAGATGGGCGGCAACGAGGGTCGGGTTCCCCCTTGAAGACGCCATCTCCTGAGCCGATTGGACCGCCTCTTGAGCTTTCGTCGTGAACTTGTCAAAGCGTATCAAGCGTCACACCCTGGAGTTAGTATTTAGTGCAATAGTATAATATTAATTTAGTCAATCATTGTCAATATTATGGTTCGACGCCGTATTTTATCGCAAAGGAGTCTTGGATACCGGCTCCGTGGATTCACATTGATCGATCCGCCGGGGTTGGGTTACGATCTTGGGTCAACTTTCCGCATTCAGCATGACTGCGCTCGCTGTCCCCCGGCGGGGGAAAGGAGAACCGTGAGTTCCCGACTTTTCGAGACCGATCCGGAGGTGGCCAGCGCCATCGAGTCGGAAGTGGCCCGTCAGGCGGGGAACATCAATCTCATCGCTTCGGAGAACCTTGTCAGTGAGGCGGTTCTCGAGGCCATGGGATCCGTCTTCACCAACAAATATGCCGAGGGATACCCGGGAAAGCGCTACTACGGCGGATGTCAGCACACCGACACGGTGGAGTCCCTGGCGATCGAGAGAGCCAAGAGGCTCTTCGGCGCCGAGCACGCCAACGTCCAGCCCCACTCGGGAGCCCAGGCCAACATGGCCGTCTACTTCGCGGTGCTCAAGCCGGGCGACGTCATCCTGGGGATGAGCCTTCCTCACGGAGGGCACCTGACCCACGGCCATCCGCTGAATTTCTCCGGCGCCTATTTCAAGGTAGTTCCTTACGGAGTGGACCGGGCCACGGAGTTGTTGGACTACGACGCGATCCAGAAACTCGCCCTTGAGCACCGCCCCAAGCTGATCGTCGTCGGGGCCAGCGCCTATTCGCGGATCATCGACTTTCCGCGGATTCGGGCCATTGCCGACGCCTGTGGCGCGATGGTGATGGCCGATGTGGCTCACTACGCGGGTCTCATCGCCGCCGGCGAATACCCGAACCCGGTGCCCTTCTCGGAGTTCGTGACCCTCACGACTCACAAGACGTTGCGAGGCCCGCGCGGGGGTCTCATCCTTTGCCGGCAGCGCTTCGCGAAAGAAGTCGACCGAGCGCTCTTTCCGGGCATACAGGGAGGGCCGCTCGTCCACATGATCGCCGCCAAGGCGGTCGCCTTTCAGGAGGCCTTCTCGAAGGGCTTCAAGGAGGATCAGGCCGCGACGCGCCGCAATGCCCGCGTCCTCGCGGAGGCTCTGGCGGGCCGCGGGTACCGGGTCATCTCCGGCGGAACCGACTGCCATCTCTTCATGATGGACGTCTTCCAAAAAGGGATGACCGGGCAGCAGGCCGAGAATGTCCTGGGTGAGGTCGGCGTCGCCGTCAACAAAAACGCCATCCCTTTCGACACCAACCCGCCCATGAAGGCCAGCGGCCTGCGGATTGGAACCCCTTCGGTGTCCACGCGCGGCATGCGCGAGGCCGAGATGAAGGAGATTGGAGCCCTGGTGGCCGACGTTCTGGAGGGCGGTTCCAGAGCCGAGGTCCTGGCCGGAGCGCGCGCCAAGGTCCAGGCGCTCTGCGCGAGATTTCCGTTCTATGAGGGGCTCTCGGGCCGCTACGCGGGGAAATCCTCCGGTGCCGGGGCTCGTGGCTGAAAGCGCCTCCTCCAAGAAGCTCTACCTCCTGGACGGTACTTCCCACATCTATCGCGCCTTCTACGCCATCCGCCGGCTGACGGGCCCCGCGCGGCAACCGACGAACGCGACGTACGGATTCACCCAGATGGTGCGAAAGCTCCTGCAGGACCAGAAGCCGGAGCACCTCGCCATCGTATTCGATCGGCCGGAGCCGACCCACCGCCACGAGATTTTCCCCAAGTACAAGGCCAACCGCCTCGTTCCGCCGGAAGATCTGGTCAGCCAGATTCCCGACGTCAAGCGCGTCTGTCGCGCGCTGGGAATCCCGATCGTGGAGCTGGCCGGGTTCGAGGCGGACGATCTCATCGGAACGCTGGCGCGAAAGGCCTCGGGCGAGGGGTTTCAGGTGGTCATCGTCTCGAGCGACAAGGACATGCTCCAGCTCGTCGACGAGACGACCTCGATCCTGCATCCGGTGCGCGGCGAGCTTCTGGACGCGGCGGGGGTGATGAGGAGCTTCGGCGTGATGCCGGCGCAGGTCGTGGAAGTGCTCGCGCTGCTCGGGGATTCCAGTGACAACGTGCCGGGCGTTCCCGGCATCGGCGAGAAGGGCGCGCGGGAGCTGATCGCCCGCTACGGCAGCCTGGAGGGATGCCTGGAGCACGCCTCCGAAATCCCCCGGAAGAGCTACCGGGAGAGTCTCCTCGAGAACCAGGAGCAAGCCCGGATCAGCCGGGATCTGGTCCGCATCAGCTTCGACGTCCCGGTGGACTGGAGCGCCGATTCCTTTCGTCTCGGCGGCACGTCTCGGGTGGAGGCGCGCCGGCTGTTCGCGGAGCTGGGATTCACGAGGCTGCTCGAGGAGCTCGCGGCGTCCGCTCCGGCGGAGATCGACGCTCCCGAGACTGCGGCGGCCGTCCCGCGGCCCGAGGTCGCCCTGGAGGAGCTGCAAAGCGAGGAGGACGTCCGCAGGGCAATCGCGTCGCTGGCCGGGTGCGGGCGCCTGGCACTGACTCCCTTCTTCTCGACCGCCGAGCCGATGCGGGCCGAGCTCGCAGGCCTCGGGTTTTCGGCCTCTCCGGAACAGGCGTTCTTTGTCTCCTTTCGGCCGGACGACCTCGCCGCCTCGGGACGCCCGGCCGAGGCTGAGGTTCTGAACCGTCTGGCCCCCTTCCTGGCCGACCCTAATGTGAGGATCGTCTCGCAGGACATCAAGCAGCTGCAGGTCTATCTCGCGCGACAAGGAATCCCCATCGTCGGGGAGTTCCTCGATACGACGCTGGCGGGATACCTGCTCGATCCGGAGCGCCGGGACTACTCCCTGGCGGTGCTGGAGAGCGCTTATCTAGGGGGGCAAGAGGCGACCGCCGGCTCGCGGGACAGGCAGCCTGCGGACCCGGCCCGTGAGGCGGCCCGCTCGGGATCCACGCTTCTGGAGCTCGAGGGACGGCTTTGCCGCCGCCTGGAGGAAGAGCGGCTCTTGAATCTGTACCGGGACGTGGAAATGCCTCTCGTCTCGGTGCTCGCGGCGATGGAGCACGCGGGGGTTCTGATCGACGCCGATCTTCTGCATCGCATCGCGCGGCAATGGATGCGGGATCTGGAGACGATCGAGGAAAAGGTCTACGGCCTCGCGGGGGATCGTTTCAACATCAATTCTCCCCAGCAGCTCAGGGAAGTCCTTTTTCAGAAGCTTGGGCTGACTCCCGGCCGAAAGACCGAGAAAGGCAAGCTCCACTCCACGGGAATGGACGTGTTGGAGGACCTGGCGGGAACCCATCCGCTTCCCGCCGCCATCCTCGACTATCGCAGCCTCTCCAAGCTATTGTCCACTTACGTCGAGGCGTTGCCCCGGATGGTGAATCTTGAAACCGGACGCGTGCATGCCTCCTTCAATCAGGCCATGGCGGCCACTGGCCGCCTGTCGAGCAGCAATCCGAATCTCCAGAACATTCCGATTCGAAGCGACCGGGGGCGCCAGATCCGGAAAGCGTTCGTCGCCGAGCCGGGATGGCGGATCCTCGCGGCCGACTATTCGCAAATCGAGCTGCGAGTGCTCGCGCACCTTTCGGGCGATCCGGAGCTCGTCCGCGCCTTCCGGGAAGGCGAGGACATTCATGCCCGGACCGCCGCGGGGGTTTTTGGAGTGGCCTCGGAGCTCGTGACGGGCGATCTGCGGCGTCAAGCGAAGGCGATCAATTTTGGGATCATTTATGGGATGGGGGCGTTTCGTCTGGCGAAGGAGCTGGTCGTCTCCAACGCCGTGGCTCAGCGCTTCATCGACGATTACTTTCTGCGGTTCGCAGGGGTCAGGAAGTACGTCGACGGCGTCGTGGAGAGGGCCGAGAGGGAAGGGAAGGTGTTTACGCTTCTGGGCCGCATGAGGCCGGTCCCGGAGATACGAAGCCGTAACGCCAACTTGCGCAGGCAGGGAATTCGCGTGGCCGTCAACACCACGGTCCAGGGGACGGCGGCGGATCTCATGAAGATGGCGATGATCCACCTCCATTCCGATCTCAAGCAAGGGAATCTCCGAAGCCGGTTGCTGATCCAGGTGCATGACGAGCTGCTCCTGGAAGTGCCCGAGGAAGAGCTGAAGGAAGTCAGCCTTCTGGTGAAGAACGCCATGGAAAGTGTCCACCCGCTGGACGTTCCCCTCCTGGCGGAGATTCGAAGCGGGCCAAACTGGCTCGAGACGCGTTGAGTTTCCGCCTTCCGCCCGGCGATTCGCCGCCGGCGATTGACTCTCCGACACCGAGATCTAGATTATGAGCAGGATCTGCTCGGACGGCGCATAGGAGAGTCGGTTTGCCCCAGGCCACTGACAAAAAGGGTCATTCCTCGCCTCGTGTTGTTCCGGGGCCTTGGAATACCCCCCCTGGGATCCTCGTCGTGGATGACGAGCCCGCGATTCGCGATATCCTCCGTGAAGGACTGACGGATTCCGGGTACGTCTGCACTCTCGCCTCCAACGGACACGAGGCATTGGAGCGGCTGAAGGACTTCGAGTACTCCCTCGTTCTCAGCGATATCGACATGCCCAAGATGGACGGCGTCCAGCTTCTCCAGGCGGTGAAGGATCGGAATCCGGACATCGAAGTCGTGATGATCACGGGCGTCGTCGACGTCGAGATGGCGTTGCGCGCCATTCGTCTGGGAGCGAACGACTATCTCACCAAGCCCTTCAACCTCGAGGAAGTGCGATTCACCATCGAAAAGGCGCTGGAGAAGAGGCGCCTGATTCTCGAGAACCGGCAATATCAGCGAAACCTGGAGGAGAAGGTCGCGGAAAGGACGGCCCAGCTGGTGCTCAAGCACCGTGAGATCCAGGGCCTCTTCGAGAAGCTGCAGACGTCCTACGAGACGACGCTGGAAGCGCTCGCGGCCGCCCTCGACACGCGGGACACGGAGACCCAGGGGCATTCCGTCCGGGTCAGCGAGTACACGGTCGTCATCGCCGGTCGAATGGGAGTCAAGGAGCCCGAGCTGACGGACATCCGGCGCGGCGCCTTGCTGCACGACGTCGGGAAGATCGGGATTCCGGACGCCGTCCTCCGCAAGCCAGGGAAGCTGACCGTCGAAGAATGGGCCGAGATGAAGAAACATCCCGAAATCGGACACCGGATTCTTTCGGGAATCAATTTCCTCGAGAAGTCGCTCCCTCTCGTCATCTCGCATCAGGAGAGGTTCGACGGCTCGGGGTACCCGCACGGACTCCGGGAGGAGGCGATTCCCCTGGGGGCGCGGATCTTCGCGGTCGTGGATACGCTCGACGCGATGACCTCGGATCGGCCCTACCGGAAAGCGCTATCCTACGAGGTCGCGCGCGCGGAAATCGTCCGGAATTCGGGCATTCAATTCGATCCGCGGGTCGTCGAGGTGTTCCTGACGATCTCCCCGGAGGAATGGAAAGCCATCCACCGCCGGATTTCCGCCAGCCTCCTTCGTCCGGCCGCGGTGTCCTAGAGTCTTCCCCGGATCCCCAGCCGGGTCCGGGGATCGAGCCAGTCCCTCAGGAAGTCTCCGACGAAATTGAAGCTCAGCACGACGAGCATGATGGCGAGCCCCGGATAGAGGACAAGGTGGGGCGCGTCGAGCAGATGCTGGCTGCCGCTGCGTAGCATGCTCCCCCAGCTGGGGCTGGGAGGAGGCAGGCCCAGGCCCAGAAAGCTGAGGCCCGCTTCGGAAAGGATGACCCCGGCCATCCCCACGGTCGCTTGGATGATCAACGGCCCGGCGATGTTGGGCAGGAGATGAAGCCATAGAATCCTGCCCTTCCTGGCCCCCGAGGCCCGGGCCGCCAGGACGAATTGCATCTCACGCGTCTTGAGGACCTGGGCTCGGGTCAGCCGGGCGTAGCCGACCCACCCGATCAGGCAGAGCGCGAGGGCGAGGTTCCCCAGGCCGGGCCCGAGGACCGCCACCAGCGATATGGCCAGAAGGATGCTAGGAAACGACAGGAGGATGTCGATGACGCGCATGACCAGATCGTCCACCCATCCTCCGGAGAGACCGGCCAACGATCCGATCAGGGTCCCGAAGCCGGCGGAGATCAGGACCACAGCCAGGCTCAATATCAGGGAGATTCGCGCCCCCAACACCAGCCTCGAGAGCGTGTCCCGGCCCAGCTCGTCGAGACCGAGAGGATGGTGCGGTGTAGGGGGAGAGAAGCGAAGGGCGAGATCCTGCGTCCCCGAGGAGTAGGGCGCCAGAAAGGGCGCCGACAGCGCGACGAGCGTCAAGACCGCGAGAATGCCGGCGCCGGCGAGGGCCATCGGATCGCGCCGGAGATTGCCCCAGAAGGAGCCCGCGGAGGCGGCGCCGGGGAATCCGCTATCACGCCTCGCCATAGCGGATCCTCGGATCAAGCAGGACGTACGCGATGTCGGTCAGGAGATTGACCGCCACATAGGTCAGCGAAATCGCCAGGATGCAGCCCTGCACGAGCGGGTAATCCCGCGTCTCGATCGCCTGAATCGTCAGCCTGCCGAGGCCGGGCCATCCGAAGACCGTCTCGG
This is a stretch of genomic DNA from Candidatus Polarisedimenticolia bacterium. It encodes these proteins:
- a CDS encoding HD domain-containing phosphohydrolase, with the translated sequence MDDEPAIRDILREGLTDSGYVCTLASNGHEALERLKDFEYSLVLSDIDMPKMDGVQLLQAVKDRNPDIEVVMITGVVDVEMALRAIRLGANDYLTKPFNLEEVRFTIEKALEKRRLILENRQYQRNLEEKVAERTAQLVLKHREIQGLFEKLQTSYETTLEALAAALDTRDTETQGHSVRVSEYTVVIAGRMGVKEPELTDIRRGALLHDVGKIGIPDAVLRKPGKLTVEEWAEMKKHPEIGHRILSGINFLEKSLPLVISHQERFDGSGYPHGLREEAIPLGARIFAVVDTLDAMTSDRPYRKALSYEVARAEIVRNSGIQFDPRVVEVFLTISPEEWKAIHRRISASLLRPAAVS
- a CDS encoding ABC transporter permease; amino-acid sequence: MARRDSGFPGAASAGSFWGNLRRDPMALAGAGILAVLTLVALSAPFLAPYSSGTQDLALRFSPPTPHHPLGLDELGRDTLSRLVLGARISLILSLAVVLISAGFGTLIGSLAGLSGGWVDDLVMRVIDILLSFPSILLAISLVAVLGPGLGNLALALCLIGWVGYARLTRAQVLKTREMQFVLAARASGARKGRILWLHLLPNIAGPLIIQATVGMAGVILSEAGLSFLGLGLPPPSPSWGSMLRSGSQHLLDAPHLVLYPGLAIMLVVLSFNFVGDFLRDWLDPRTRLGIRGRL